In Nocardia sputorum, a single genomic region encodes these proteins:
- a CDS encoding DUF5360 family protein — MSRVLGPTKIAMLVTDVGFLLYWAIAFAQVIPPEWAYKDYADPILGDWNYSFVVLDLAASATGLASLCRGPGGRTLMTVSLTLTSVAGLQALAFWTLRGDFSPLWWAPNLFLLLFPLPALVTLVCDGPQEQAAS; from the coding sequence GTGTCGCGCGTACTCGGGCCGACCAAGATCGCCATGCTGGTCACCGACGTCGGTTTCCTGCTCTACTGGGCGATCGCGTTCGCCCAGGTGATCCCGCCCGAATGGGCCTACAAGGACTACGCCGACCCGATCCTCGGCGACTGGAACTACTCGTTCGTCGTGCTGGACCTCGCCGCGAGCGCCACCGGCCTGGCGAGCCTGTGCCGCGGGCCGGGCGGGCGCACCCTGATGACCGTCTCCTTGACGCTGACCAGCGTTGCCGGGTTGCAAGCCCTCGCGTTCTGGACGCTGCGCGGCGATTTCAGCCCGCTGTGGTGGGCGCCCAACCTCTTCCTGCTGCTGTTCCCCCTCCCCGCCTTGGTCACCCTGGTATGCGACGGCCCGCAGGAACAAGCGGCGAGCTGA
- a CDS encoding sulfate ABC transporter substrate-binding protein, which yields MARKSWLSPRRRYSAVALAAVAAVALTACGGGASDTVGGGASDGSGGTLNLYAYAVPKPGFDKVIPEFNKTEQGKGVQIQQSYGASGDQSRKVKDGAEADVVNFSVEPDITRLVDAGLVDASWNADATKGVPFGSVVAIVVRKGNPKGIKDWDDLLKPGVEVVTPNPFSSGSAKWNLLAPYAAKSDGGKNPQAGLDYLSKLVSKDHVKVQPKSGREATETFLQGTGDVLLSYENEAIFSERNGDQIEHFVPPVTFKIENPVAVLKNSKNQQKAVAFRDFLFTPEGQKAWAAAGFRPVDPKVAADYAKDFPTPQKLWTIADLGGWKTVDKELFTPNTGSVAVIYDNATK from the coding sequence ATGGCTCGCAAATCTTGGCTTTCGCCGCGTCGACGCTACAGCGCCGTTGCCCTCGCCGCAGTCGCGGCGGTCGCGCTAACCGCGTGCGGCGGCGGAGCCAGCGACACGGTCGGGGGAGGCGCTTCCGATGGCAGCGGCGGCACCCTCAACCTGTACGCCTACGCCGTGCCCAAGCCCGGTTTCGACAAGGTGATCCCCGAGTTCAACAAGACCGAGCAGGGCAAGGGCGTGCAGATCCAGCAGTCCTACGGCGCCTCCGGTGACCAGTCCCGCAAGGTGAAGGACGGCGCCGAGGCCGACGTGGTCAACTTCTCGGTCGAGCCGGACATCACCCGCCTGGTCGACGCGGGCCTGGTGGACGCGAGCTGGAACGCCGACGCCACCAAGGGCGTCCCGTTCGGCTCGGTGGTCGCGATCGTCGTGCGCAAGGGCAACCCCAAGGGCATCAAGGACTGGGACGACCTGCTGAAGCCGGGCGTCGAGGTGGTCACCCCGAACCCGTTCAGCTCCGGATCGGCCAAGTGGAACCTGCTCGCGCCGTACGCGGCCAAGAGCGACGGCGGCAAGAACCCCCAGGCCGGCTTGGACTACCTGAGCAAGCTGGTCTCCAAGGACCACGTGAAGGTGCAGCCCAAATCCGGCCGCGAAGCGACCGAGACCTTCCTGCAGGGCACCGGTGACGTGCTGCTGAGCTACGAGAACGAGGCGATCTTCTCCGAGCGCAACGGCGATCAGATCGAGCACTTCGTCCCGCCGGTGACGTTCAAGATCGAGAACCCGGTCGCGGTGCTGAAGAACAGCAAGAACCAGCAGAAGGCCGTCGCGTTCCGCGACTTCCTCTTCACCCCCGAGGGGCAGAAGGCCTGGGCCGCCGCCGGCTTCCGCCCGGTCGACCCGAAGGTCGCCGCCGACTACGCCAAGGACTTCCCGACGCCGCAGAAGCTGTGGACGATCGCCGACCTCGGCGGCTGGAAGACGGTGGACAAGGAGCTGTTCACCCCGAACACCGGCTCGGTCGCGGTGATCTACGACAATGCGACCAAGTGA
- the lepA gene encoding translation elongation factor 4 — MRSGVPASFADTTFTDPARIRNFCIIAHIDHGKSTLADRMLQLTGVVEERQMRAQYLDRMDIERERGITIKAQNVRLPWTPRTGEHAGTDFVLHLIDTPGHVDFTYEVSRALEACEGAILLVDAAQGIEAQTLANLYLALDKDLTIIPVLNKIDLPAADPERYAAELAHIVGCEPSDVLRVSGKTGEGVTDLLDQVIAQVPPPVGEADAPARAMIFDSVYDTYRGVVTYVRVVDGKLTPREKIKMMSTGATHELLEIGIVSPEPKPTQGLGVGEVGYLITGVKDVRQSKVGDTVTGARGGASEPLTGYREPRPMVYSGLYPVDGSDYPDLRDALEKLQLNDAALTYTPETSVALGFGFRCGFLGLLHMEITRERLQREFDLDLISTAPNVVYRVEMEDGAEHVVTNPSYWPEGKVRKVYEPVVKCTIISPSEFIGSIMELCQSRRGELGGMDYLSETRVELRYTMPMAEIIFDFFDSLKSRTRGYASLDYEESGEQESQLVKVDILLQGEAVDAFSAIVHRDAAQAYGHKMTTKLRELIPRQQFEVPIQAAIGSKIIARENIRAIRKDVLAKCYGGDISRKRKLLEKQKEGKKRMKTIGRVDVPQEAFVAALSSDAASDKPKDKK, encoded by the coding sequence ATGAGGAGTGGAGTGCCCGCCAGCTTCGCCGACACGACGTTCACCGATCCCGCCCGGATCCGGAACTTCTGCATCATCGCGCACATCGACCACGGCAAGTCGACGCTGGCCGACCGGATGCTGCAACTGACCGGTGTGGTCGAGGAGCGGCAGATGCGTGCGCAGTATCTGGACCGGATGGATATCGAGCGCGAACGCGGCATCACCATCAAGGCCCAGAACGTGCGGTTGCCCTGGACGCCCAGGACGGGCGAGCACGCGGGCACCGATTTCGTGCTGCACCTCATCGACACCCCCGGCCACGTGGACTTCACCTACGAGGTCTCCCGTGCGCTGGAGGCGTGTGAGGGCGCGATCCTGCTGGTCGACGCCGCACAGGGCATCGAGGCGCAGACGCTGGCCAATCTGTATCTGGCGCTGGACAAGGATCTGACGATCATCCCGGTGCTGAACAAGATCGACCTGCCCGCCGCGGACCCGGAGCGCTACGCCGCCGAACTGGCGCACATCGTCGGCTGCGAGCCGTCGGACGTGCTGCGCGTCTCCGGCAAGACCGGCGAGGGCGTGACGGATCTGCTCGACCAGGTGATCGCCCAGGTGCCGCCGCCGGTCGGCGAGGCCGACGCGCCCGCTCGCGCGATGATCTTCGACTCGGTCTACGACACCTACCGCGGCGTGGTCACCTATGTCCGCGTGGTGGACGGCAAGCTGACCCCGCGCGAGAAGATCAAGATGATGTCCACCGGCGCCACCCACGAGCTGCTGGAGATCGGCATCGTCTCGCCCGAGCCGAAGCCGACCCAGGGTCTCGGCGTCGGCGAGGTCGGTTACCTGATCACGGGCGTGAAGGACGTGCGTCAGTCCAAGGTCGGCGACACGGTGACCGGTGCGCGCGGCGGCGCGAGCGAACCGCTCACCGGATATCGCGAGCCACGCCCGATGGTGTACTCCGGCCTGTATCCGGTGGACGGCTCCGACTACCCGGATCTGCGCGACGCGCTGGAGAAGTTGCAGCTCAACGACGCCGCCCTGACCTATACGCCGGAGACTTCGGTGGCGCTCGGGTTCGGCTTCCGCTGCGGCTTCCTCGGCCTGCTGCACATGGAGATCACCCGCGAGCGCCTGCAACGCGAGTTCGACCTCGACCTGATCTCGACCGCGCCGAACGTGGTGTACCGGGTGGAGATGGAGGACGGCGCCGAGCATGTGGTGACCAACCCCTCGTACTGGCCGGAGGGCAAGGTCCGCAAGGTCTACGAACCGGTCGTGAAGTGCACGATCATCTCGCCGAGCGAGTTCATCGGCTCCATCATGGAGCTGTGCCAGTCCCGTCGCGGCGAACTCGGCGGCATGGACTACCTGTCGGAGACCCGCGTCGAGCTGCGCTACACCATGCCGATGGCGGAGATCATCTTCGACTTCTTCGACTCGCTGAAGTCGCGCACCCGCGGTTACGCGAGCCTGGACTACGAGGAGTCGGGCGAGCAGGAGTCGCAGCTGGTGAAGGTGGACATCCTGTTGCAGGGCGAGGCGGTGGACGCGTTCAGCGCGATCGTGCACCGCGACGCGGCCCAGGCCTACGGGCACAAGATGACCACCAAGCTGCGCGAGCTGATCCCGCGCCAGCAGTTCGAGGTGCCGATCCAGGCCGCGATCGGGTCGAAGATCATCGCCCGCGAGAACATCCGCGCCATCCGCAAGGACGTGCTGGCCAAGTGCTACGGCGGTGACATCAGCCGCAAGCGCAAGCTGCTGGAGAAGCAGAAGGAAGGCAAGAAGCGGATGAAGACGATCGGCCGGGTCGACGTCCCGCAGGAAGCCTTCGTGGCCGCGCTGTCCTCCGACGCCGCTTCGGACAAGCCGAAGGACAAGAAGTAG
- a CDS encoding M48 family metallopeptidase produces MTTSPDRVRVQFPGISTRTWEHPADRTALVTLRSLAGFDVVLRTLSGLLQERQHRLLYLATAVRVDERQFRTLHHLRQDAVRILDAPTTPELFVLQSPQVNALTIGMDRPFIVLTTGLLELMDTEELRFVVGHEVGHALSGHAVYRTMLMHLLRVSASVGWLPVGGWALRGIVAALMEWSRKSELSGDRAGLLCGQDVDASVRVHMKTAGGAWVKEMNHGAFLAQADDYERSGDLRDGVLKLLNLELQSHPFSVLRAAELRRWIQSGDYDRVLAGDYPRRDQDRATRITDEMRAAARTYRTNFDQSEDPLIRTVRTLGRDVGAAASTVAHEVGDTVAKLGKRFGDWRTGGN; encoded by the coding sequence ATGACCACCAGTCCGGATCGCGTCCGCGTCCAGTTCCCCGGCATCAGCACCCGCACGTGGGAGCATCCCGCCGACCGCACCGCCCTGGTTACCTTGCGGTCACTGGCGGGCTTCGACGTGGTGCTGCGCACACTGTCGGGTTTGCTGCAAGAACGCCAGCACCGGCTACTGTATCTGGCCACCGCCGTCCGGGTGGACGAGCGGCAGTTCCGCACCCTCCACCACCTGCGCCAGGACGCCGTGCGGATCCTGGACGCCCCCACCACGCCCGAGCTGTTCGTGCTGCAGAGCCCGCAGGTGAACGCCCTCACCATCGGCATGGACCGGCCGTTCATCGTGCTGACGACGGGCTTGCTCGAACTGATGGACACCGAGGAACTGCGTTTCGTGGTCGGCCATGAGGTCGGGCACGCGCTGTCCGGCCACGCGGTGTACCGCACGATGCTGATGCACCTGCTGCGGGTCTCCGCGAGCGTCGGCTGGCTGCCGGTCGGCGGCTGGGCGCTGCGCGGCATCGTCGCGGCCCTCATGGAGTGGAGCCGCAAGTCGGAGCTGTCCGGCGACCGGGCGGGGCTGCTGTGCGGCCAGGATGTCGACGCGTCGGTGCGCGTCCATATGAAGACGGCGGGCGGCGCCTGGGTCAAGGAGATGAACCACGGGGCGTTCCTGGCCCAGGCCGACGACTACGAACGGTCCGGCGACCTGCGCGACGGCGTGCTGAAGCTGCTCAACCTGGAGTTGCAGAGCCATCCCTTCTCCGTGCTGCGCGCGGCCGAACTGCGCCGCTGGATCCAGAGCGGCGACTACGATCGCGTGCTGGCGGGCGACTATCCGCGCCGGGACCAGGATCGCGCCACCAGGATCACCGACGAGATGAGAGCCGCCGCCCGCACCTACCGCACGAACTTCGACCAGTCCGAAGACCCGCTCATCCGGACCGTGCGCACGCTGGGACGGGATGTCGGCGCGGCGGCGAGCACGGTCGCCCACGAGGTCGGCGACACCGTCGCGAAGCTCGGCAAACGGTTCGGCGACTGGCGGACCGGCGGAAACTGA
- the rpsT gene encoding 30S ribosomal protein S20, producing MANIKSQLKRIRTNEEARKRNQSVKSALRTAIRGFREAAAAGDKEAAAERLQFASRKLDKAASKGVIHANQAANKKSALALAFNKL from the coding sequence GTGGCCAACATCAAGTCCCAGCTGAAGCGGATCCGCACCAACGAGGAAGCGCGCAAGCGCAACCAGTCGGTCAAGTCCGCGCTGCGCACCGCCATCCGCGGCTTCCGCGAGGCCGCGGCCGCCGGTGACAAGGAAGCCGCCGCCGAGCGCCTGCAGTTCGCCAGCCGCAAGCTGGACAAGGCCGCCTCGAAGGGCGTCATCCACGCCAACCAGGCCGCCAACAAGAAGTCGGCCCTGGCGCTGGCCTTCAACAAGCTCTGA
- a CDS encoding glycoside hydrolase family 15 protein, whose product MASSDHLTLNDSDGLPTNLTYPTGATEPHRHGAYPPIDDYAFLSDCETSCLIASNGSVEWMCVPRPDSPSIFGALLDRSAGYFRVGPYGVNVPAARRYLPGGMILETTWQTGTGWLIVRDALVLGRWHNNDQRSKTHRRTPMDWDAEHLLLRTVKCVNGTVELEMSCEPAFDYHRATARWEYTGKVYEEATAVRSDDASAGPTLVLTTDLRLGLEGREARARTRMKEGDEVFVALTWSELPAPRTFDEAANKMWQTTECWRQWITLGKFPDHPWRNYLQRSALTLKGLTYAPTGALMAAATTSLPETPGGERNWDYRYSWVRDASFALWGLYTLGLDREADDFFAFLNDATTGEEGEPVPLQVLYGIGGERQLDEIILDHFGGYDQSRPVRIGNNAYNQDQHDIWGTMLDAVYLHVKSRQQVPETLWPLLVRQVRAAIEHWKDPDRGIWEVRGEPQHFTSSKVMCWVALDRGAKLAELHGQYEHAEEWYAIAEEIKADVLANGVNSEGVFTQVYGGDTLDASLLLVVLTRFLPPEDDRVRATVLAIADRLTENGLVLRYRTETTDDGLSGVEGAFTICSFWLVSALVEIGEIQRARHLCERLLGFASPLRLYAEEIDPRSGRHLGNFPQAFTHLALINAVTHVIRAEDTRHAGRFQPAHTPQGHPV is encoded by the coding sequence ATGGCGTCCTCCGATCACCTCACCCTCAACGACTCCGACGGCCTGCCGACGAACCTGACCTACCCGACGGGCGCGACCGAGCCGCACCGCCACGGCGCCTACCCGCCGATCGACGACTACGCCTTCCTGTCCGACTGCGAGACCAGCTGCCTGATCGCCAGCAACGGCTCGGTGGAATGGATGTGCGTGCCGCGGCCGGATTCGCCGAGCATCTTCGGGGCGCTGCTGGACCGCAGCGCGGGCTACTTCCGGGTCGGGCCCTACGGCGTGAACGTGCCCGCCGCCCGCCGCTACCTGCCGGGCGGGATGATCCTGGAGACCACCTGGCAGACCGGCACCGGCTGGCTGATCGTGCGCGACGCGCTGGTGCTCGGGCGCTGGCACAACAACGATCAGCGCAGCAAGACCCACCGGCGCACCCCGATGGACTGGGATGCCGAGCACCTGCTGCTGCGCACGGTGAAATGCGTGAACGGCACCGTGGAACTCGAGATGAGTTGCGAGCCCGCGTTCGACTACCACCGGGCCACCGCCCGCTGGGAGTACACCGGCAAGGTGTACGAGGAGGCGACCGCGGTGCGCAGCGACGACGCCAGCGCCGGTCCGACGCTGGTTCTCACCACGGATCTGCGGCTCGGGCTGGAGGGCCGCGAGGCGCGGGCCCGCACCAGGATGAAGGAGGGCGACGAGGTCTTCGTCGCGCTCACCTGGTCGGAGCTGCCCGCGCCGCGCACCTTCGACGAGGCCGCGAACAAGATGTGGCAGACCACCGAGTGCTGGCGTCAGTGGATCACGCTCGGCAAGTTCCCCGATCACCCGTGGCGCAACTACCTGCAGCGCAGCGCGCTCACCCTCAAGGGCCTCACCTACGCGCCGACCGGCGCCCTGATGGCCGCCGCCACCACGTCCCTGCCGGAAACTCCCGGCGGAGAACGCAATTGGGATTACCGCTACAGCTGGGTGCGGGACGCCAGCTTCGCGCTGTGGGGCCTGTACACGCTCGGCCTGGACCGGGAGGCCGACGACTTCTTCGCGTTCCTCAACGACGCGACGACCGGGGAGGAGGGCGAGCCCGTTCCCCTGCAGGTGCTCTACGGCATCGGGGGCGAACGCCAGCTCGACGAGATCATCCTCGATCATTTCGGCGGCTACGACCAATCCCGTCCGGTGCGCATCGGCAACAACGCCTACAACCAGGACCAGCACGACATCTGGGGCACCATGCTGGACGCCGTGTACCTGCATGTGAAGTCGCGCCAGCAGGTGCCGGAGACCTTGTGGCCGCTGCTGGTCCGCCAGGTGCGCGCCGCCATCGAGCACTGGAAGGACCCCGACCGGGGCATCTGGGAGGTGCGCGGCGAGCCCCAGCATTTCACTTCGTCCAAGGTGATGTGCTGGGTGGCGCTGGATCGCGGTGCGAAACTGGCCGAGCTGCACGGCCAGTACGAGCACGCCGAGGAGTGGTACGCGATCGCGGAGGAGATCAAGGCCGACGTCCTGGCCAACGGCGTCAACTCCGAAGGCGTGTTCACCCAGGTCTACGGCGGCGACACCCTGGACGCCTCGCTGCTGCTGGTGGTGCTCACCCGTTTCCTGCCGCCCGAGGACGACCGGGTACGCGCCACCGTGCTGGCCATCGCCGACCGGCTCACCGAGAACGGCTTGGTGCTGCGGTATCGGACCGAAACGACCGACGACGGCTTGAGCGGCGTGGAGGGCGCGTTCACCATCTGCTCGTTCTGGCTGGTCTCGGCGCTGGTCGAGATCGGGGAGATCCAGCGGGCCAGGCACCTGTGCGAGCGACTGCTCGGCTTCGCCAGCCCGCTGCGGTTGTACGCCGAGGAGATCGATCCGCGCAGCGGACGCCACCTCGGCAACTTCCCGCAGGCGTTCACCCACCTGGCGCTGATCAACGCCGTGACCCACGTCATCCGCGCCGAGGACACCCGGCACGCGGGCCGCTTCCAGCCCGCGCACACACCGCAGGGTCATCCGGTCTGA
- a CDS encoding SRPBCC domain-containing protein encodes MREITTSIEINATPEQVWAVLGDLPTYGQWNPFIQRAAGELRAGAKLTLRMVPKQGRPMTFKPRVLAAEPGRELRWIGRLLVPGIFDGEHRFVLTAIDGGTQLVQSEKFSGALVAFTGAMIENTRDNFVALNEALKKRVEGA; translated from the coding sequence GTGCGTGAGATCACCACATCCATCGAGATCAACGCCACTCCCGAGCAGGTGTGGGCGGTGCTCGGCGATCTGCCGACCTATGGGCAGTGGAATCCGTTCATCCAGCGAGCGGCCGGTGAGCTGCGTGCGGGTGCGAAGCTGACGTTGCGGATGGTGCCGAAGCAGGGGCGGCCGATGACGTTCAAGCCGAGGGTGCTGGCCGCCGAGCCGGGGCGGGAGCTGCGGTGGATCGGGCGACTGCTGGTGCCCGGCATCTTCGACGGCGAGCATCGATTCGTGCTCACCGCGATCGATGGCGGCACACAGTTGGTGCAGAGCGAGAAGTTCTCCGGGGCGCTCGTCGCGTTCACCGGCGCGATGATCGAAAACACCCGCGACAATTTCGTCGCCCTCAACGAGGCGTTGAAGAAACGCGTCGAAGGCGCCTAG
- a CDS encoding response regulator transcription factor, with product MAGQRILVADDEVRVLASLRRGLELSDFEVVTASDGAEALSMVRATTPDAMVLDVNMPALDGVGVVTALRAMGNDIPICVLSARTAVSDRIACLERGADDYLTKPFDLGELVARLHALLRRSRKPVRRPEQVRAVGRVRIDPAGRRVLAGDRPVELTKREFEVLALLAEHTGIVLGREQILSAVWGYDFPTDTNVVDVFVSYLRRKLEADDVPRVIHTVRGVGFVLREEP from the coding sequence ATGGCCGGACAACGAATCCTGGTCGCGGACGACGAGGTTCGCGTCCTCGCGTCGCTGCGGCGAGGACTGGAACTCTCCGATTTCGAGGTCGTCACCGCGTCCGACGGCGCCGAAGCGCTGAGCATGGTCCGCGCCACCACGCCCGACGCGATGGTGCTCGACGTCAACATGCCCGCGCTCGACGGCGTCGGGGTGGTCACCGCGCTGCGGGCGATGGGCAACGACATCCCGATCTGTGTGCTCAGCGCGCGCACCGCGGTCAGCGACCGGATCGCCTGCCTGGAGCGCGGAGCCGACGACTACCTCACCAAGCCGTTCGATCTCGGCGAGCTGGTCGCCCGGTTGCACGCGCTGCTGCGGCGCAGCCGGAAACCGGTACGGCGGCCGGAGCAGGTGCGCGCGGTCGGGCGGGTGCGCATCGACCCGGCCGGGCGCCGGGTGCTGGCCGGAGACCGGCCGGTGGAGCTGACGAAACGGGAATTCGAGGTGCTCGCCCTGCTCGCCGAGCACACGGGCATCGTGCTCGGCCGCGAGCAGATCCTGTCCGCCGTCTGGGGATACGACTTCCCCACCGACACCAACGTCGTCGACGTGTTCGTCTCCTATCTGCGACGCAAACTGGAGGCGGACGACGTGCCCCGGGTGATCCACACCGTGCGCGGCGTCGGCTTCGTCCTCCGGGAGGAACCATGA
- a CDS encoding type II toxin-antitoxin system PemK/MazF family toxin codes for MARSWNSLGKQIGLLAKQQGPKIVKQQGPRLVDRLVGSLAQRRANGGVAVRPAASTPVPTAERARQIVYSPQLDGRADPGEIVWTWVPFEEDPSNGKDRPVLVVGRDRRTLLGLMLSSNPERAYDRNWIGIGSGSWDHDGRPSWVRLDRVLDVPEAGIRREGAILPRKTFDLVAHRLCAEYAWH; via the coding sequence ATGGCCCGAAGTTGGAACTCCCTCGGCAAGCAGATCGGTCTCCTCGCTAAGCAACAGGGTCCAAAGATCGTCAAGCAGCAGGGTCCCAGGCTGGTCGACCGGCTCGTGGGGTCGCTGGCCCAGCGGCGCGCGAACGGGGGCGTCGCGGTGCGGCCCGCCGCGTCGACACCGGTCCCCACCGCCGAGCGGGCCCGGCAGATCGTCTACTCGCCGCAGTTGGACGGCCGCGCCGATCCCGGGGAGATCGTCTGGACCTGGGTGCCGTTCGAAGAGGACCCGAGCAACGGCAAGGATCGGCCCGTGCTGGTGGTCGGCCGCGATCGTCGCACGCTGCTGGGCCTGATGCTGTCGTCGAATCCGGAACGCGCGTACGACCGCAACTGGATCGGCATCGGCAGCGGATCCTGGGACCACGACGGCCGTCCGAGCTGGGTGCGGCTGGATCGGGTGCTCGACGTGCCGGAGGCGGGCATACGCAGGGAGGGCGCGATCCTGCCGCGCAAGACCTTCGACCTCGTCGCCCACCGGCTCTGCGCCGAATACGCCTGGCACTGA
- a CDS encoding sensor histidine kinase: MSGSPSLRTRVAVVSGVVAALVALTLTITFAALLDATGERQLDETVSSMAVRVAVPLEAVPPQPGPPAAAPLSPRQAPADARRPGAPADAAIARVDGLPGVLVALDPDRDVVASAIHRSQRIGFGIGVAGALLAALLGWFLAGFAARPLRRLADATHRIDTLEELPPLSGRGAREAEELSDAITRMLARLEAAHRATQRALSGARDFASVCAHELRTPLTALRTDLQVLATKEIPEGQRGAILSEVLLAERQIENTLTDLERLALGELTEPDVFEPFDLCDTLDRAVHDARRRHPGVDVRLADCAPVTVTGLPGGVLLIVTNAVANAVQHGRARTVTVTARTGPEDTVEIQVDDDGHGIPEALRADAFDRFVKGPGSPGSGLGLALVRQQAELHSGTAELDESPLGGARLRVRLRTAG, encoded by the coding sequence ATGAGCGGGTCACCGTCGCTGCGCACCCGGGTGGCCGTCGTCTCGGGGGTGGTCGCGGCGCTGGTCGCGCTCACCTTGACGATCACCTTCGCGGCTCTGCTCGACGCCACCGGCGAACGCCAGCTGGACGAGACCGTCTCCTCGATGGCGGTGCGCGTCGCCGTCCCCCTGGAAGCGGTTCCCCCGCAACCGGGTCCACCGGCCGCGGCCCCATTGTCCCCACGGCAGGCGCCCGCAGACGCACGCAGGCCGGGTGCGCCCGCCGACGCGGCGATCGCCCGGGTCGACGGGCTGCCCGGCGTGCTGGTCGCGCTCGATCCCGACCGCGATGTCGTGGCGTCGGCCATTCACCGCAGTCAGCGCATCGGGTTCGGCATCGGCGTCGCAGGCGCGCTCCTGGCCGCCCTGCTCGGCTGGTTCCTGGCCGGATTCGCCGCGCGTCCACTGCGCCGCCTGGCCGACGCCACCCATCGCATCGACACCTTGGAGGAACTGCCGCCGTTGTCCGGCCGGGGCGCGCGGGAAGCCGAGGAACTCTCCGACGCGATCACCCGCATGCTCGCCCGACTGGAGGCCGCGCACCGCGCCACCCAGCGCGCCCTGAGCGGGGCGCGCGACTTCGCGTCGGTCTGCGCGCACGAATTGCGTACCCCGCTCACGGCTTTGCGCACCGACCTGCAGGTACTGGCCACGAAAGAAATACCGGAGGGGCAGCGCGGCGCGATCCTGTCCGAAGTGCTGCTGGCCGAGCGGCAGATCGAGAACACGCTGACCGACCTGGAACGACTCGCACTCGGCGAACTGACCGAGCCGGACGTCTTCGAACCGTTCGACCTCTGCGACACCCTGGATCGAGCGGTGCACGACGCCCGGCGAAGGCATCCCGGAGTCGACGTCCGGCTCGCCGACTGCGCCCCGGTCACCGTCACCGGTCTGCCCGGCGGCGTCCTGCTCATCGTCACGAACGCCGTCGCCAACGCCGTGCAACACGGTCGCGCCCGAACCGTCACCGTCACCGCCCGAACCGGCCCGGAGGACACCGTGGAGATCCAGGTCGACGACGACGGCCACGGCATCCCCGAGGCCCTGCGCGCCGACGCGTTCGACCGCTTCGTCAAAGGCCCCGGCTCACCCGGCTCCGGCCTGGGCCTGGCCCTGGTCCGCCAGCAAGCCGAATTGCATTCCGGCACCGCCGAACTCGACGAGAGCCCGTTGGGCGGCGCCCGCCTGCGCGTGCGGTTGCGCACAGCGGGCTAG
- a CDS encoding aquaporin, whose product MSPTAQEMVEEVVENKPIPESKKWGAEALGTFVLVIGGVGTAVLAGNKVGPLGVALGFGLSLMFLVYSIGPISGCHVNPAVTLGHLLLGRLSGVSAAGYVISQLIGGLLAGLVLFALAKNLPSYDRSVDGLGANGWGKHSPSAIRGPLGEVVVQNGFGIAAMIIVEVMLTALLVFVVLSSTDQLSDVPLAGLSIGVTLAVIHLVSIPVDNTSVNPARSLAVAPYQDGAMGQVWAFIVFPLIGGGLGALLYGLLFGRSRDMIS is encoded by the coding sequence ATGTCTCCAACGGCCCAGGAAATGGTCGAAGAGGTTGTCGAGAACAAACCGATCCCCGAAAGCAAGAAGTGGGGCGCCGAGGCGCTCGGCACCTTCGTCCTGGTGATCGGTGGCGTCGGCACCGCGGTGCTGGCGGGGAACAAGGTCGGTCCGCTTGGCGTCGCGCTGGGCTTCGGCCTGTCGCTGATGTTTCTCGTCTACTCCATCGGGCCGATTTCGGGCTGTCATGTCAACCCGGCGGTCACCCTGGGGCATCTGCTGCTCGGCCGGCTCAGCGGCGTGTCCGCGGCGGGGTATGTGATCTCGCAGCTGATCGGCGGGCTCCTCGCCGGACTCGTTCTGTTCGCGCTGGCCAAGAACCTGCCGTCATACGATCGATCGGTCGACGGTCTCGGCGCGAACGGGTGGGGCAAGCACAGCCCGTCCGCGATCCGGGGGCCCCTGGGCGAGGTGGTCGTGCAGAACGGGTTCGGGATCGCCGCCATGATCATCGTCGAAGTGATGCTGACGGCGCTGCTCGTCTTCGTGGTGCTGTCGTCCACCGACCAGCTCTCGGACGTGCCGTTGGCCGGCCTGTCCATCGGCGTCACGCTGGCGGTGATCCACCTGGTGTCGATTCCGGTGGACAACACCTCGGTCAATCCGGCCCGCAGTCTCGCTGTGGCGCCCTACCAGGACGGCGCGATGGGGCAGGTCTGGGCCTTCATCGTGTTCCCGCTGATCGGCGGGGGTCTGGGCGCGCTGCTGTACGGCCTGCTGTTCGGCCGTTCCCGCGACATGATCTCCTGA
- a CDS encoding Ms4533A family Cys-rich leader peptide — protein MSSSAVPQVRHELALIAVGDLAVADVYCR, from the coding sequence GTGTCTTCGAGCGCCGTCCCGCAGGTCCGCCATGAATTGGCGTTGATTGCTGTCGGTGATCTCGCGGTCGCGGACGTCTACTGTCGCTGA